In Bacteroidota bacterium, one DNA window encodes the following:
- a CDS encoding TolC family protein: MNYTTKILIIVLLFFSFKLFSQQKTILLTLEEVIDLAVSQSPDSYIAKHRFLGKYWQYRTFKANYLPSLSLNSTLLNYNKSIRKTTLDGQDVFLDQNSNNSSMQLSLNQNIGPTGGSIYLNSDVLRLDQFNDSTTSYSSSPISIGIVQPILSFNSLKWERKIEPIKYEEAKKEYVESIEQISMDAVSHFFELLSAQLDVQISKINFLNTDTLFKISEGRFNIGKIAQNELLQMELSFLNSNSDVNNSELNLKIMEFRLRSFLGFNETVKLELIVPYEIPKLEINVSQAMDLALKNNPDILSYHRQLVEAKRDVAQAKAENRFNANLSLNYGLSQTATEAKDVYIDPQQTSNLYFGIDIPIIDWGLGKGEVKMAKSNEELTKIVIEQAEIDFQQNVFLKVMQFNMQNEQVRIAAKADTIAQSRYDVTKQRFLIGKVDVLNLNDALTEKDVKKRSYISSLRSYWNYYFTIRMLTLYDFEKEEPLMQDFEKLVE, translated from the coding sequence ATGAACTACACCACCAAAATACTAATTATTGTTTTGTTATTTTTTAGTTTTAAATTGTTTAGTCAGCAAAAAACTATACTCTTAACTCTGGAAGAAGTAATCGATTTGGCTGTATCTCAATCGCCAGATTCATATATTGCAAAGCATCGTTTTCTTGGAAAATACTGGCAATATCGTACTTTTAAGGCAAATTATCTGCCTTCATTGTCGCTTAATTCAACACTTTTGAATTACAATAAATCTATACGAAAAACTACTTTGGATGGGCAAGATGTTTTTTTAGACCAAAATTCTAACAATTCCTCAATGCAGCTTTCGTTGAATCAGAATATTGGCCCCACTGGCGGGAGCATTTATTTAAATTCAGACGTTTTGCGTCTCGACCAATTCAACGACAGTACAACTTCATACAGCTCATCGCCAATTAGCATAGGAATTGTTCAACCGATTTTGTCGTTCAACAGCTTGAAATGGGAAAGGAAAATAGAACCAATAAAATACGAAGAAGCTAAAAAAGAATATGTTGAGAGCATTGAGCAAATATCGATGGATGCCGTTTCACATTTTTTCGAATTGCTTTCGGCACAGCTTGACGTTCAAATATCTAAAATAAATTTCTTAAATACCGATACACTTTTCAAAATTTCTGAAGGTAGATTTAATATAGGAAAAATTGCTCAAAACGAATTGTTGCAAATGGAGCTTAGTTTTCTGAATTCAAATTCCGATGTAAACAATTCAGAATTAAACCTTAAAATTATGGAGTTCAGATTACGCTCTTTTTTGGGATTTAACGAAACAGTAAAACTGGAATTGATTGTACCTTACGAAATTCCTAAACTTGAAATAAATGTATCGCAGGCAATGGATTTGGCATTAAAAAACAATCCCGATATTTTATCCTACCATCGCCAACTTGTTGAAGCAAAAAGAGATGTCGCCCAGGCTAAAGCTGAAAATCGTTTCAATGCAAATTTGTCGTTAAATTATGGTTTAAGCCAAACCGCCACCGAAGCAAAAGATGTTTATATTGATCCACAACAAACTTCGAATTTATATTTTGGCATTGATATTCCGATTATTGATTGGGGCTTGGGCAAAGGTGAGGTAAAAATGGCAAAGTCGAATGAGGAACTTACAAAAATTGTAATCGAGCAAGCCGAAATTGATTTTCAGCAAAATGTTTTCCTTAAAGTTATGCAATTTAATATGCAAAACGAGCAAGTGAGAATTGCTGCAAAAGCCGATACAATTGCACAAAGCCGCTACGATGTTACAAAACAAAGATTTCTTATAGGAAAAGTTGACGTGCTAAACCTGAACGATGCCCTCACTGAAAAAGATGTGAAAAAACGAAGCTACATAAGCTCTTTGCGATCTTATTGGAACTATTATTTTACAATAAGGATGCTTACATTATACGATTTTGAAAAAGAAGAACCATTGATGCAAGATTTTGAAAAACTTGTTGAGTAA
- a CDS encoding ATP-binding protein — protein MQIDRIIQEKIENNLFKGKVMIIYGARRVGKTTLSKQILSKYTKSKYINCELLQNKIALETTNSELLLNFLGGYQLIVLDEAQYINNIGLILKIITDTFPNLQIIATGSSSFDLSNKISEPLTGRSRQFLLFPFSMIELQQKYDFIETHSKLENILRLGLYPEVFDKPIDEAKEEINNIASNYLYKDVLLFEKLKRSDLLMNLLKTIAFQIGHELSYNELATLLGENAHTIKRYIEILEKAFVLFRLFSYSRNLRKEIRKSQKIYFYDLGIRNALIQNYNPISLRNDVGGLWENFCILERKKANNNNRRFVNTYFWRTYDKKKIDYIEEKDGKLFAFEFKFNPKKTVKPSKEFLEHYSGTEFQVINNENYWSFIS, from the coding sequence ATGCAAATTGATAGAATAATTCAAGAAAAAATTGAGAATAATTTATTCAAAGGAAAGGTAATGATAATTTATGGGGCGCGAAGAGTTGGAAAAACAACATTATCGAAACAAATTCTTTCGAAATATACTAAATCAAAATACATAAATTGCGAATTATTGCAAAATAAAATCGCATTAGAAACTACAAATAGCGAACTGTTATTGAATTTTTTAGGCGGATATCAACTTATTGTTTTAGACGAAGCTCAATATATTAATAATATTGGACTAATTTTAAAAATAATCACAGATACATTTCCAAATTTGCAAATAATTGCAACTGGTTCGTCAAGTTTTGATTTGAGTAATAAGATTTCTGAACCCTTAACCGGAAGGTCAAGACAATTTTTATTGTTTCCATTTTCGATGATAGAACTTCAGCAAAAATATGATTTTATTGAAACTCATTCGAAATTGGAAAATATACTCCGTTTGGGTTTGTATCCCGAAGTTTTCGACAAACCCATAGATGAAGCAAAGGAAGAGATAAATAATATTGCCAGTAATTATTTGTATAAAGATGTGCTTTTATTTGAAAAACTGAAACGTTCCGATTTGTTGATGAATTTGCTGAAAACTATTGCATTTCAAATAGGTCATGAATTGTCATACAATGAATTAGCTACTTTACTTGGAGAAAATGCACATACAATAAAACGTTATATCGAGATACTTGAAAAAGCATTTGTTCTTTTTAGATTATTTTCATATAGTCGTAATTTAAGAAAAGAAATAAGAAAAAGCCAAAAAATATATTTTTATGATTTGGGAATAAGAAATGCACTAATACAAAACTATAACCCAATTAGTTTAAGAAATGATGTTGGTGGATTGTGGGAAAATTTCTGCATTCTTGAACGTAAAAAAGCAAACAATAATAATCGAAGATTTGTAAATACTTATTTTTGGCGTACTTATGACAAAAAGAAGATTGATTATATTGAAGAAAAAGACGGAAAACTCTTTGCTTTTGAATTCAAATTCAATCCTAAAAAAACGGTAAAACCGTCGAAAGAATTTTTAGAACATTATTCTGGAACTGAATTTCAAGTAATAAATAATGAAAATTACTGGAGCTTTATTAGTTAA
- a CDS encoding YggS family pyridoxal phosphate-dependent enzyme: MNIKQNIRFFSETIPNSVKLVAVSKTKPNEIILEAYQAGQKIFGENKIQDLVRKYEELPKDIEWHMIGHLQTNKVKYIAPFVGLIHAVDSLKLLSTINKEAQKNNRIIKCMFQLHIAEEDTKFGLDYNKLIAILDSEEFSKFQNIEIVGLMGMATYTEEEDQIRNEFKYLANSFKKIKNKYFSESEKFCEISMGMSGDYRIAIEEGSTMIRVGSLIFGART, translated from the coding sequence ATGAACATAAAACAAAATATTAGATTTTTTTCAGAAACAATTCCGAATTCGGTGAAACTTGTGGCTGTTTCTAAAACAAAACCAAACGAAATAATTTTGGAAGCCTATCAAGCCGGACAGAAAATTTTTGGAGAGAATAAAATTCAAGATTTAGTTAGAAAATATGAAGAACTTCCAAAAGATATAGAATGGCATATGATTGGTCATTTACAAACCAATAAAGTGAAATATATTGCTCCCTTTGTTGGTCTGATTCATGCTGTCGATAGCCTTAAACTTCTGAGTACCATCAATAAAGAAGCACAAAAAAACAACAGAATTATCAAGTGTATGTTTCAGCTACATATTGCTGAAGAGGATACAAAATTTGGTTTAGATTACAACAAATTAATTGCTATTTTAGATTCAGAAGAATTTTCAAAATTTCAAAACATTGAAATAGTCGGATTGATGGGAATGGCAACTTATACTGAGGAAGAAGATCAAATTCGCAATGAATTTAAATATCTTGCAAACAGTTTTAAGAAAATAAAGAATAAATATTTTAGCGAAAGTGAAAAATTCTGTGAAATATCGATGGGTATGTCCGGAGACTATCGAATTGCAATTGAGGAAGGCAGCACTATGATTAGAGTTGGGAGTTTGATTTTTGGAGCTAGAACATGA
- a CDS encoding peptidase M64, whose translation MRHLLVFLFVGSFVFVNAQVKFDDYFLPKTMRVDYSQSGNAHNALIFFEQIKSEPYWGGSQKNLLDAFDYGDYRYLVYDSTSNELIFSRGYSNLFREWQDTPEAKVMRKSFYESIVFPYPKNTVRLEIQSRSKNQKFNSIFSHYINPDNYFIVEENPLNFKTKKIHDSGNPATNIDVVIIPEGYTKSEMKKFRKDAERFVNFFFTVSPFKENKGRFNYWTVEAISEESGTDIPGKDIWRKTILNTHFYTFNSERYLTTKDIRSVRDIAACVPYDQIYILVNTEKYGGGGIYNYYNLCSSDNEQSEKVFVHEFGHAFAALADEYDYGYDKAENLYDMTVEPYQPNITNLVDFEKKWKNMVDSDTPIPTSTDGKYRNKVGAFEGAGYVKKKIYRPVADCKMRSNNVKEFCPVCKKVLVEMIIYYSE comes from the coding sequence ATGAGGCATTTATTAGTTTTTTTGTTTGTCGGAAGTTTTGTTTTTGTAAATGCTCAAGTGAAGTTCGACGATTATTTTCTGCCGAAAACCATGAGAGTAGATTATTCACAATCAGGAAATGCTCACAATGCCTTGATATTTTTTGAACAAATAAAAAGTGAGCCATATTGGGGAGGCTCGCAAAAAAATCTTTTAGATGCTTTCGATTATGGCGATTATCGCTATTTGGTTTACGATTCGACAAGCAATGAGCTGATTTTTTCGCGTGGATATTCAAATCTCTTCCGAGAGTGGCAAGACACACCCGAAGCAAAAGTGATGCGAAAAAGTTTTTATGAATCAATAGTTTTTCCATATCCAAAAAATACTGTAAGGCTCGAAATTCAGAGTCGTTCTAAAAATCAGAAATTCAATTCAATTTTTTCACATTATATTAATCCCGACAATTATTTTATTGTTGAAGAAAACCCACTAAATTTTAAAACTAAGAAAATTCATGACTCTGGAAACCCTGCCACAAATATCGATGTAGTGATAATTCCGGAAGGGTACACAAAATCGGAAATGAAAAAATTTCGAAAAGACGCTGAGCGTTTTGTGAATTTTTTCTTTACAGTTTCTCCTTTTAAGGAAAACAAAGGTAGATTCAACTATTGGACGGTTGAAGCCATTTCTGAAGAATCGGGAACAGATATTCCTGGCAAGGATATTTGGAGAAAAACTATCCTGAACACACATTTTTATACCTTCAATTCGGAACGTTATCTTACCACAAAAGACATACGCTCTGTAAGAGATATTGCAGCCTGCGTGCCTTACGATCAAATATATATACTTGTAAATACAGAAAAATACGGCGGTGGCGGAATCTACAATTATTACAATCTTTGTTCGAGCGATAACGAGCAATCAGAAAAAGTTTTTGTACACGAATTTGGTCATGCTTTTGCAGCACTGGCAGACGAATACGACTATGGCTACGACAAAGCTGAAAACCTGTACGATATGACAGTTGAGCCATATCAACCAAATATTACGAATTTAGTTGATTTCGAAAAAAAATGGAAAAATATGGTCGATTCCGATACCCCCATTCCTACTTCTACCGATGGGAAGTATCGTAATAAAGTAGGAGCATTTGAAGGTGCTGGCTATGTAAAAAAGAAAATATACAGACCGGTAGCAGATTGCAAAATGAGATCGAACAATGTGAAAGAGTTTTGCCCGGTTTGTAAAAAAGTCTTAGTAGAAATGATAATTTATTATTCGGAATAA
- a CDS encoding BrnT family toxin, with translation MEFEWDKNKNKSNIEKHGIDFSYAKDVFFDRKRISSPDLRKDYGENRWVSIGKFADTIIVVIYTIRNNIYRIISARYAKKKERTFYENEKI, from the coding sequence ATGGAATTTGAATGGGACAAGAATAAAAACAAATCAAATATTGAAAAACATGGAATTGACTTCAGTTATGCAAAAGATGTCTTTTTTGACAGAAAAAGAATATCTTCACCCGATTTGAGAAAAGATTATGGAGAAAATCGTTGGGTATCAATTGGGAAATTTGCAGATACAATAATTGTTGTAATTTATACGATACGAAACAATATATATCGCATTATTTCAGCAAGATATGCAAAGAAAAAAGAACGAACTTTTTATGAAAATGAAAAAATATGA
- a CDS encoding ABC transporter ATP-binding protein has protein sequence MIEIKNITKSFGDLMVLKGVNFHINKGEIVSIVGASGAGKTTLLQIIGTLLEADGGTLRINDIEINNLKNKQLARFRNQNIGFVFQFHNLLPEFTAIENVCIPAFIAKESEKQAIARAEKVIGFLKMTERKNHKPAELSGGEQQRVAVARALINNPQIILADEPSGNLDTKNKEELHKLFFDLRKKFNQTIVIVTHDKELAAMSDRIIQISDGIVKI, from the coding sequence ATGATAGAAATAAAAAATATAACCAAATCGTTTGGCGACTTAATGGTTCTGAAAGGAGTAAATTTTCATATAAATAAAGGCGAAATTGTGTCGATAGTTGGTGCAAGTGGAGCCGGAAAAACTACTTTATTGCAAATAATAGGAACCCTTTTAGAAGCTGATGGAGGAACTTTAAGAATCAACGATATTGAGATTAATAATCTAAAAAACAAACAGTTAGCAAGATTCCGTAATCAAAATATTGGTTTTGTTTTTCAGTTTCATAATTTGCTGCCTGAATTTACTGCCATCGAGAATGTCTGTATTCCTGCCTTCATTGCAAAAGAGTCTGAGAAACAAGCAATTGCACGAGCCGAAAAAGTTATAGGTTTTCTTAAAATGACTGAACGTAAAAACCATAAGCCGGCAGAACTTTCCGGTGGCGAACAGCAAAGAGTTGCAGTGGCAAGAGCGTTAATAAATAATCCTCAAATAATTCTTGCCGACGAACCTTCAGGAAATTTAGACACGAAAAATAAAGAAGAATTGCACAAATTATTTTTCGATTTAAGGAAAAAATTTAACCAAACTATTGTTATAGTTACTCACGATAAGGAACTTGCTGCCATGTCTGATAGGATAATTCAAATTAGCGATGGAATTGTTAAAATTTAA